A genomic segment from Lignipirellula cremea encodes:
- a CDS encoding ExeA family protein, with protein MYETIFSLNARPFATAPRPGSYVALGSAEQSRTALSRVLERAAGPGLLIGAAGSGKTLLCHVLAHQYQSQFQVAMLGAAGLCTRRALLQSILFELGLPYRDREEGELRLALLSHLTPTDSAGQPLLLLVDEADSLPLRLLEELRMLTNIVHHGEPQVRLVLAGGPALEEHFAAPKLESFNQRIAARCYLQSLGREETSEYVKSQLACVGGDAVRIFSDGALDSIYTASDGIPRLVNQICDHALTLAAVGGRRRIDSAGIEEAWSDLQQLPTPWNAAERSGETHVVEFGTLAAEDSDLEMSPAAEMADDDSLELATEESDPIAVIDDLQRKIEVEVAETPAAKTPAQKASAHKTPASKAAVAATSSHTEVELVFHPAPNPFAESFEDEEVVFDRFAPRHAPVEVASEEPEESELIEAQLEIEAALEELAPVVRNLAIAPETQGDAEEHFDSEEEAEELAAVAAAESPEEYESDEAADEIENEAILPRLVGADDPVLPVYGDAVVAEETDEEVAAEQREAVEDDDEALVAEHELAAEHEDAEVCHDDRDLIIIEEDQAHPIKPPAAKGRARRQEYRQLFARLRRS; from the coding sequence ATGTACGAGACCATCTTTTCACTGAACGCACGACCGTTTGCAACCGCTCCCCGACCCGGCAGTTATGTCGCCCTGGGTTCGGCGGAACAATCGCGCACCGCCTTGTCGCGGGTGCTGGAACGGGCGGCCGGTCCGGGCCTGCTGATTGGCGCGGCGGGATCGGGCAAGACGCTCCTCTGCCATGTGCTGGCCCACCAGTACCAGAGCCAGTTCCAGGTCGCCATGCTGGGCGCTGCGGGACTTTGCACCCGTCGTGCCCTGCTGCAGAGCATTCTGTTTGAGCTGGGCCTGCCGTACCGCGACCGCGAAGAAGGGGAACTGCGTCTCGCGCTGCTGAGCCATCTGACACCGACCGACAGCGCGGGACAGCCGCTGCTGTTGCTGGTCGACGAAGCCGACTCGCTGCCGCTGCGGTTGCTGGAAGAACTCCGCATGCTGACCAATATTGTGCACCATGGCGAACCGCAAGTGCGGCTGGTCCTGGCCGGCGGGCCGGCGCTGGAAGAGCATTTTGCCGCCCCCAAGCTGGAATCGTTCAACCAAAGGATCGCCGCCCGCTGTTATCTGCAGTCGCTGGGCCGTGAGGAGACGAGCGAATACGTCAAGTCCCAGCTCGCCTGCGTCGGCGGCGACGCCGTGCGGATTTTCAGCGATGGCGCCCTGGATTCGATCTATACCGCATCCGACGGCATCCCGCGTCTGGTCAATCAGATCTGCGATCACGCCCTGACGCTGGCGGCGGTCGGCGGACGTCGTCGGATTGACTCTGCAGGCATTGAAGAAGCCTGGAGCGACCTGCAGCAGTTGCCCACGCCCTGGAATGCGGCTGAGCGCTCGGGCGAAACGCACGTCGTCGAATTCGGCACGCTCGCCGCTGAAGACAGCGACCTCGAAATGAGCCCCGCAGCCGAGATGGCGGACGACGATTCGCTCGAGCTGGCGACAGAAGAAAGCGATCCGATTGCCGTGATCGACGATCTGCAGCGGAAAATCGAAGTCGAAGTGGCGGAGACCCCGGCGGCTAAAACGCCCGCCCAGAAAGCGTCTGCCCACAAAACGCCGGCCAGCAAAGCGGCCGTGGCGGCGACCTCGTCGCATACGGAAGTGGAACTGGTGTTTCACCCCGCACCGAATCCGTTTGCGGAAAGTTTCGAAGACGAAGAAGTGGTGTTTGATCGCTTTGCTCCCCGCCACGCGCCGGTCGAAGTCGCCAGCGAAGAACCGGAAGAAAGCGAGCTGATCGAAGCCCAGCTGGAAATTGAAGCGGCGCTTGAGGAGCTGGCTCCCGTCGTGCGGAACCTGGCCATCGCGCCCGAAACGCAGGGCGACGCCGAAGAGCATTTCGATTCCGAAGAGGAGGCAGAAGAGCTGGCCGCCGTTGCAGCCGCGGAATCGCCTGAGGAATACGAATCCGACGAAGCAGCGGACGAGATCGAAAACGAAGCCATTCTGCCGCGACTGGTTGGCGCCGATGACCCGGTCCTGCCTGTTTACGGGGATGCCGTCGTAGCCGAAGAAACCGACGAGGAAGTGGCGGCCGAGCAGCGTGAAGCGGTGGAAGACGATGATGAGGCTCTGGTCGCCGAACACGAACTGGCGGCCGAACACGAAGACGCCGAGGTTTGCCACGATGATCGCGATCTGATCATCATCGAAGAAGACCAGGCGCACCCCATCAAACCGCCGGCCGCCAAAGGTCGGGCGCGTCGCCAGGAGTATCGTCAACTGTTTGCTCGGCTGCGTCGCAGCTAA
- a CDS encoding ABC transporter permease yields MTGYLLRRIAQAAATMLVAMVLIFIALRVIPGNPLLARFGQHPDQAAMERLEKEYGWDKPLPVQIFDYFWKLFTAGDLGRSIARPNESVSSELAARIPATLELTLAAVMLAIPLGVLAGVAAAVWRNRLPDLACMTIALLGVSIPVFFLGILLREIFTQMPTSGRLPSNVFDYDPITGLVLLDTLLQGRMLLFGEGIRHLCLPAITLSTIPTAVIARITRSSMLEVLDSDYVRTARAKGCPPWRVVWRQAFPNATPAVVNIAAFQIGMLLSGAVLTETIFDWPGLGKYVTDAVSGDKDYVVVQACAMVIAAVFVTTNLLVDMVYVWLDPRIRLT; encoded by the coding sequence GTGACCGGTTACCTGTTACGCCGGATTGCCCAGGCGGCGGCCACCATGCTGGTCGCCATGGTGCTGATCTTTATCGCCTTGCGCGTGATCCCCGGTAACCCGCTGCTGGCCCGGTTTGGTCAGCACCCGGACCAGGCCGCCATGGAACGGCTGGAAAAAGAGTACGGGTGGGACAAGCCGTTGCCGGTGCAGATTTTTGACTACTTCTGGAAGCTGTTCACTGCCGGCGATCTGGGCCGCTCGATCGCCCGGCCGAATGAAAGCGTCAGCAGCGAACTGGCGGCGCGGATCCCCGCCACGCTGGAACTGACGCTGGCCGCCGTGATGCTGGCCATTCCGCTGGGAGTCCTCGCCGGAGTTGCGGCCGCCGTGTGGCGGAATCGCCTGCCCGACCTGGCCTGCATGACGATCGCTTTGCTGGGTGTCAGCATTCCCGTCTTCTTCCTGGGCATCCTGCTGCGAGAAATCTTCACCCAGATGCCCACCTCGGGCCGGCTGCCCAGCAACGTGTTCGACTACGATCCGATCACCGGACTGGTGCTGCTCGATACGCTGCTCCAGGGACGCATGCTGCTCTTTGGCGAAGGCATCCGCCATCTGTGCCTGCCGGCCATAACGCTGAGCACCATTCCCACCGCGGTCATCGCGCGGATCACCCGCAGCAGCATGCTTGAGGTGCTGGATTCCGATTACGTCCGCACGGCCCGAGCCAAAGGCTGTCCACCCTGGCGGGTCGTGTGGCGGCAGGCCTTTCCCAACGCCACCCCGGCGGTGGTGAATATCGCCGCCTTCCAGATCGGCATGCTGCTTTCCGGAGCCGTGCTGACGGAAACGATTTTCGACTGGCCTGGACTGGGCAAGTACGTCACCGACGCGGTCAGCGGCGACAAAGACTACGTGGTGGTGCAGGCCTGCGCCATGGTGATCGCGGCCGTGTTCGTCACCACGAACCTGCTGGTCGACATGGTCTATGTCTGGCTCGACCCCCGCATTCGCTTGACCTGA
- a CDS encoding P-loop NTPase family protein: MGRLRNALQNLQDQQSTPTAEAVDSVAPSGPKAPEKAAPAANDPGKASRSERPAVPDAPASRPVGLRATMAYLNEKNAAESAATPKKDEPSPPVDRPQGAASHQEIHGQIDATMEYLASLAPPDKERSVRDKTPPASVENAVENVAPSATAPSEKRPPEPASPTAKPDAAEAPIAQTMDFPAKPRPSERPSEAISEKPAAPASQQPASRNPLSQTVNFSGEKPPADRPSLSQTLDFSEKAPASSEHRSPPRYEPPASQAKPERTANPNPAWPVAPPRSDATPAADNRRSPSPYASGNPYAPDLPPEEPSPVEQSPAALADPYRATSWHESRETSEPSAGASPAQLPASDPLAMTAPAVSSSPRRSTAEVLAALEDRVRDSSSGLPPKAAAPASDAPPAGDVPAGQVHASPVSGESRASDSPQADAPGVTQEAVIEEHTSSDLSDVAKFYGPPPSDRLSKSRPAPKSISDRIQEMADAKLASDKSDGIPTDADRSEKLSEALASSEPTEAPPTAPGPRNPMTESLLPPMSAPREPKAESNAVDPPTPVTEITGNPVKPSNRDAAVSLESATVKPAKVEGSPHQTSPGLPALEDLVEPTQQTTHPLKTRHATEFEKRVAERLADPYWGPQYGELADNIVGQFPENTAASLAIVTAGDPKKSAEACIYLGAVLAERKLGDVLLIDGNVLEKAVSELLEEKNMSGAVEVLNREHAWLDSIAPTSMDHFHLLPAGRGPITGLGSAGARLTALLRQAQQHYRFALVDGGGFENPLLPTIGRQCDATYFVVELGVANANATALQVSRMQAAGARVLGAIALDERPQ, translated from the coding sequence ATGGGACGCCTGCGAAACGCACTGCAAAACCTGCAAGACCAGCAGTCCACGCCGACTGCGGAAGCGGTCGATTCCGTAGCACCCTCCGGCCCCAAGGCCCCGGAGAAGGCGGCCCCCGCCGCCAACGATCCGGGGAAAGCTTCTCGGTCAGAACGTCCCGCAGTCCCCGATGCTCCCGCTTCGCGGCCGGTGGGTCTCAGGGCGACCATGGCGTATCTCAACGAGAAGAACGCCGCCGAATCCGCGGCCACGCCCAAAAAGGACGAACCTTCCCCTCCAGTCGACCGGCCCCAGGGCGCCGCATCCCACCAAGAGATTCACGGCCAAATCGATGCCACCATGGAGTACCTGGCGTCGCTCGCTCCCCCGGACAAAGAACGTTCCGTCCGCGACAAAACGCCGCCGGCGTCCGTTGAAAACGCCGTCGAAAACGTAGCCCCGTCAGCGACCGCTCCGTCAGAGAAACGTCCGCCGGAACCTGCCTCGCCCACCGCCAAACCGGATGCCGCCGAAGCTCCCATCGCGCAGACCATGGATTTCCCGGCGAAACCGCGGCCATCCGAGCGCCCCTCCGAAGCTATTTCCGAGAAGCCAGCGGCCCCCGCATCGCAGCAACCGGCCAGCCGAAATCCCTTATCGCAGACGGTCAATTTCTCCGGCGAGAAACCGCCAGCGGATCGCCCTTCGTTGTCGCAAACGCTTGATTTTTCCGAGAAGGCCCCGGCGTCTTCCGAGCATCGCAGCCCCCCTCGGTATGAACCGCCTGCCAGCCAGGCAAAGCCGGAACGGACCGCCAATCCGAATCCCGCCTGGCCCGTCGCGCCGCCGCGCTCCGATGCGACGCCTGCGGCTGACAATCGCCGTTCGCCCAGCCCTTACGCCTCCGGCAATCCTTACGCCCCCGATCTGCCGCCGGAGGAACCGTCGCCGGTAGAGCAGTCTCCCGCCGCCCTTGCGGATCCGTATCGCGCCACCTCGTGGCACGAGTCGCGCGAAACCAGTGAGCCATCGGCCGGCGCGTCCCCGGCGCAGCTCCCCGCTTCGGATCCGCTGGCGATGACCGCGCCGGCTGTTTCCAGCTCGCCCCGGCGATCGACCGCTGAGGTATTGGCTGCACTCGAAGACCGCGTGCGCGACAGTTCGTCGGGCCTCCCACCAAAGGCGGCCGCTCCAGCAAGCGACGCCCCTCCTGCTGGCGACGTTCCTGCGGGGCAAGTGCATGCATCCCCCGTTTCTGGCGAAAGCAGGGCGTCCGATTCGCCCCAGGCCGACGCGCCTGGGGTGACGCAGGAAGCGGTCATCGAAGAACACACGTCGTCGGACCTGTCGGACGTCGCCAAATTCTATGGTCCGCCGCCCTCTGACCGACTATCGAAAAGCCGCCCTGCGCCAAAATCAATCAGCGATCGCATCCAGGAGATGGCGGATGCCAAACTGGCAAGCGACAAATCCGACGGAATTCCGACGGACGCAGACCGATCCGAAAAACTGAGCGAAGCGCTTGCGAGCTCCGAGCCGACCGAGGCGCCACCCACTGCGCCTGGCCCGCGCAATCCGATGACCGAATCGTTGCTGCCGCCCATGTCGGCTCCCCGGGAACCGAAAGCCGAATCAAATGCAGTCGATCCGCCGACACCTGTAACCGAAATAACAGGCAATCCTGTTAAACCGTCCAACCGCGACGCGGCCGTGTCGCTGGAGTCCGCGACGGTGAAGCCAGCCAAAGTCGAAGGCTCGCCGCACCAGACTTCGCCGGGGCTGCCTGCGCTGGAGGATCTGGTAGAACCGACACAGCAGACCACCCATCCGCTCAAAACGCGGCATGCGACCGAATTTGAAAAACGGGTGGCCGAACGTCTGGCCGATCCTTATTGGGGGCCGCAATATGGCGAACTGGCTGACAATATTGTCGGCCAGTTCCCGGAGAACACAGCCGCCTCGCTGGCAATCGTGACGGCCGGAGATCCCAAAAAATCGGCAGAAGCCTGCATTTACCTGGGCGCCGTTCTCGCGGAACGGAAACTGGGCGATGTGCTGCTGATTGACGGGAACGTCCTGGAAAAAGCCGTCAGTGAACTGCTCGAAGAAAAGAACATGTCCGGCGCTGTCGAGGTCCTGAACCGGGAGCACGCCTGGCTGGATTCGATCGCGCCGACTTCGATGGATCACTTCCACCTGTTGCCTGCGGGACGTGGTCCGATTACCGGGTTGGGATCGGCAGGAGCTCGACTTACCGCCCTGTTGCGACAAGCCCAGCAGCATTATCGGTTTGCCCTGGTCGATGGCGGCGGGTTTGAGAATCCCTTGCTGCCCACGATTGGACGCCAATGCGACGCGACGTATTTTGTGGTCGAACTGGGAGTCGCCAACGCCAACGCCACGGCGCTCCAGGTCTCCCGGATGCAGGCCGCCGGCGCGCGTGTGCTGGGCGCCATCGCCCTGGATGAACGCCCCCAATAA
- a CDS encoding ABC transporter permease, which translates to MTSDAALPPIAAATSSRAWRRLQSSPAMWCGLVLVMGVLLTAVFAPWITPQDANARSGQILARPSTAHWLGTDSDGKDVFSRVMVGSRLSLVTGLISITFAVLLGAPLGAAAGWFGGWVDSLLMRSVDVALAFPSILIALLAATAFSRGWAAVILAVGLINTPVFARQVRVAVLSVKELDYVLASRALGAGSLRILLVDVLPSLLSPILVLATLGLGSAILEVAALSFLGVAGEPTDPEWGAMLTQAKGVFRVNPWFAIGPGIAISLTILGFNLLGDALRDALDPRLGKPTRRSR; encoded by the coding sequence ATGACGTCCGACGCTGCTCTCCCTCCGATTGCCGCCGCCACAAGCTCCCGCGCCTGGCGCCGCCTGCAAAGCTCGCCCGCCATGTGGTGCGGGCTGGTGCTGGTAATGGGAGTCCTGTTGACGGCCGTCTTTGCTCCCTGGATTACGCCGCAAGACGCCAACGCACGCAGCGGGCAGATCCTGGCCCGGCCGTCGACGGCGCACTGGCTGGGAACGGACAGCGACGGCAAGGATGTTTTCAGCCGCGTGATGGTCGGCTCGCGACTGTCGCTGGTGACGGGCCTGATCTCCATTACCTTCGCCGTACTGCTGGGAGCTCCCCTGGGCGCGGCGGCCGGCTGGTTTGGCGGCTGGGTCGATTCGCTGCTGATGCGGTCGGTTGATGTGGCCCTGGCGTTTCCCAGTATTCTCATCGCCCTGCTGGCGGCGACGGCCTTTAGTCGCGGGTGGGCGGCCGTGATTTTAGCGGTCGGACTGATTAACACGCCCGTGTTTGCCCGCCAGGTGCGGGTCGCCGTATTATCGGTCAAAGAGCTTGATTACGTGCTGGCCAGCCGGGCACTGGGCGCCGGCTCGCTCCGTATTTTGCTGGTCGACGTGCTGCCTTCCCTGCTGAGTCCGATCCTGGTGCTGGCGACGCTGGGGCTGGGATCGGCCATTCTGGAAGTGGCGGCCCTGTCGTTCCTGGGCGTCGCCGGCGAACCGACCGATCCCGAATGGGGCGCCATGCTGACCCAGGCGAAAGGCGTCTTTCGCGTCAATCCCTGGTTCGCCATCGGTCCCGGCATCGCCATCAGCCTGACGATCCTGGGCTTCAACCTCCTCGGCGACGCATTGCGCGACGCGCTCGACCCGCGACTGGGCAAGCCGACCCGCCGCAGTCGTTAA
- a CDS encoding glucose-1-phosphate adenylyltransferase, translating into MRNVISLVLGGGRGTRLSPLTKYRAKPAVPLAGKYRLIDIPLSNCINSGLNRIYVLTQFLSVSLHRHIRQAYRFDQFSGGFVELLAAQQTEEADVDWYQGTADAVRKNIRYLEQPGVDYVVILSGDQLYRMDYREMIETHKKSGAEVTIAGIPVTREAASALGVMRVDDTGRIAGFLEKPQTEKEIEMVAMDPAWIDKQGIESQGRDLIASMGIYVFNRDFLVEVLSKTAYRDFGKEVFPAAFRSRHVQLHLFDGYWEDIGTIRSFFEANLSLAQPDPPFQLLSPTAPIFTRARYLPPTQVNGATVTHSLIADGCHIGAGAVIENSIIGLRCMIGENAVIRNSIIMGADMYEGEIEREQHVARGESDVGIGPGAVIEGAIVDKNVCIGKNVRIVNDHKINERPFADGWSISDGIPVIAKDASLGDGWVLSEQ; encoded by the coding sequence ATGCGCAATGTAATTTCTCTGGTACTAGGCGGCGGCAGAGGCACGCGACTTTCTCCGTTGACCAAGTACCGGGCCAAGCCGGCTGTACCTTTGGCGGGCAAGTATCGCCTGATCGATATTCCGCTTTCCAATTGTATCAACAGCGGCCTCAATCGAATTTATGTGCTGACACAGTTCCTGTCGGTCAGCTTGCACCGCCACATTCGTCAGGCGTATCGCTTTGACCAGTTTTCCGGCGGTTTCGTCGAGCTGCTGGCGGCCCAGCAAACAGAAGAGGCCGATGTTGACTGGTACCAGGGCACGGCGGATGCGGTGCGGAAGAACATCCGTTATCTGGAGCAGCCCGGCGTTGACTATGTGGTGATCCTGTCGGGCGATCAGCTCTACCGGATGGATTACCGCGAGATGATCGAAACGCACAAGAAGTCCGGCGCCGAAGTCACTATCGCCGGTATCCCCGTGACGCGCGAAGCGGCCTCCGCCCTGGGGGTGATGCGGGTGGACGATACGGGGCGGATCGCCGGTTTTCTGGAAAAACCGCAGACCGAAAAAGAAATCGAAATGGTCGCCATGGATCCGGCCTGGATCGACAAGCAGGGGATCGAAAGCCAGGGCCGCGACCTGATCGCCAGCATGGGCATCTACGTTTTCAACCGGGATTTCCTGGTCGAAGTGCTGAGCAAAACGGCGTATCGCGACTTTGGCAAGGAAGTGTTTCCGGCCGCCTTCCGCAGTCGCCATGTGCAGTTGCACCTGTTCGACGGCTACTGGGAAGATATTGGTACGATCCGCTCCTTCTTTGAAGCGAATCTGAGCCTGGCCCAGCCCGATCCGCCGTTCCAGCTGTTGTCGCCGACCGCCCCCATTTTCACCCGCGCCCGATACCTGCCGCCGACGCAGGTCAACGGAGCAACCGTGACGCACAGCCTGATCGCCGACGGTTGCCACATCGGCGCCGGCGCCGTGATCGAGAACAGCATCATCGGCCTGCGTTGCATGATTGGCGAAAACGCGGTGATCAGAAACTCGATCATCATGGGCGCCGACATGTACGAAGGGGAGATCGAACGAGAACAGCACGTCGCCCGCGGCGAGTCCGATGTGGGTATCGGTCCTGGCGCCGTGATTGAAGGGGCGATCGTCGACAAGAATGTCTGCATCGGCAAGAACGTGCGGATCGTCAACGATCACAAAATTAATGAGCGCCCCTTCGCCGATGGCTGGTCGATCAGCGACGGCATCCCCGTGATCGCCAAAGACGCCTCCCTGGGCGACGGCTGGGTGCTGAGCGAGCAATAA
- a CDS encoding SDR family oxidoreductase gives MAVVLVTGGAGFIGSHLVDALVERGHEVKVFDNFSSGSRSNLAQVADRIEIIEGDLSDAQAVKAAVVGVNFIFHEGALASVPRSVEAPLDTHAACVTGTLNVLNEARQAGVQRVIYAGSSSAYGDFPAATNRESDFPGPLTPYGAAKLAGEFYCRVFHETYGLETITTRYFNVFGPRQDPDSPYSAVIPLFITKMLAGTRPTIFGDGQQSRDFTYIANVVHANMLAMEAKRAVGQTINVANGRTTSLLDLIAAINEMLGLQIQPQHDPPRVGDIRDSMADITIARRELGYEPQVDFHEGLQRSIEYYKSIIS, from the coding sequence ATGGCAGTCGTTCTGGTCACCGGCGGTGCGGGTTTCATCGGGTCCCATCTTGTAGATGCGCTGGTGGAGCGCGGCCACGAGGTCAAAGTCTTTGACAATTTCTCCTCGGGCTCGCGCAGCAACCTGGCGCAAGTGGCCGATCGGATCGAGATCATCGAAGGCGATCTGAGCGACGCCCAGGCCGTCAAGGCCGCCGTGGTCGGCGTGAACTTTATCTTTCACGAAGGCGCTCTGGCCTCGGTGCCGCGGAGCGTCGAAGCGCCGCTGGATACGCACGCCGCCTGCGTGACCGGAACGCTCAACGTGCTTAACGAAGCCCGGCAGGCCGGCGTCCAGAGGGTGATCTACGCGGGCTCCTCCAGCGCCTATGGCGACTTCCCCGCCGCCACCAATCGGGAGAGCGATTTCCCGGGACCGCTCACCCCCTACGGCGCGGCGAAGCTGGCGGGCGAGTTCTACTGCCGCGTGTTTCACGAAACGTACGGCCTGGAGACGATCACGACCCGGTACTTCAATGTGTTTGGACCACGACAGGATCCCGACAGCCCTTACTCGGCCGTGATTCCGCTGTTCATTACGAAGATGCTGGCCGGAACCCGGCCGACTATTTTCGGCGACGGCCAGCAGTCGCGAGACTTCACTTACATCGCCAACGTGGTGCACGCCAACATGCTCGCCATGGAAGCCAAGCGGGCGGTAGGCCAGACGATCAACGTCGCCAACGGCCGCACCACTTCGCTGCTGGATCTGATCGCAGCCATCAATGAAATGCTAGGCCTGCAGATCCAGCCCCAGCATGACCCGCCGCGGGTCGGCGATATTCGCGACAGCATGGCCGATATCACCATCGCCCGACGTGAACTGGGCTACGAACCCCAGGTCGACTTCCACGAAGGCCTGCAGCGCTCGATCGAGTATTACAAGTCGATCATCAGCTGA
- a CDS encoding ABC transporter substrate-binding protein has translation MRISPGWIFLLLLAPVLGCQCNTSPAVLTYGRSADADTLDPINTDHGESVKVMVNLYDTLLTYADDSMELVPSLATDLGQMSDDGLTWTFSLRKGVLFHDGEPFNSDAVKFSFDRLIQEQHPGVYNEARPYRTAYSEIIESVEAPAPDQVVFHLKKPSAIFQRNLAMFAASIVSPKSVLAKNEDFAIQPVGTGPFQLERWERGRRIVLQAFDKHWRGAPAAERVVFLPVTEPATRVQQIERGIIHIADNLPPTTLDNLVENPQIAAQSQPGTNVGYLSMQIEKPGLSNLKVRQAIALAIDKAELVRTAYGGYSETAATMLPRSMAYWHNDQIEDRKLDIEGAKKLMQEAADADGFALPLKLTLATMGGARPYMQQPLEVASFIKDALAPIGIEVEIVTRAVSEHFDYLMAGKHELALAGWSSDNNDPDNFLYMLFDQDNIGPSGNNLSRYRNQELHDLLIAAQSELDRDKRREMYLQAQQMIFDDVPALPLVNTAVRIALRDSVRDYQLHPSAQVWLRKAHLEVGK, from the coding sequence GTGAGAATTTCTCCTGGCTGGATATTCCTGCTGCTGCTGGCCCCGGTGCTGGGCTGCCAGTGCAACACCTCACCTGCCGTGCTGACGTATGGCCGCTCCGCGGACGCCGACACGCTCGATCCGATCAACACCGACCACGGCGAATCCGTCAAGGTGATGGTCAACCTGTATGACACGCTGCTGACATACGCCGACGACTCGATGGAACTGGTCCCCTCGCTGGCGACCGACCTGGGCCAGATGAGCGATGACGGCCTCACCTGGACCTTTTCGCTCCGCAAAGGCGTACTGTTCCACGACGGCGAACCGTTCAATTCCGACGCCGTCAAATTCAGCTTTGATCGGCTGATCCAGGAACAGCACCCGGGCGTTTACAACGAAGCCCGTCCCTACCGGACCGCGTATTCGGAAATTATCGAAAGCGTCGAGGCGCCAGCGCCGGACCAGGTTGTATTTCACCTGAAGAAGCCCAGCGCCATTTTCCAGCGGAACCTGGCCATGTTCGCCGCCAGCATCGTCAGCCCCAAGTCGGTGCTGGCCAAAAACGAAGACTTTGCTATCCAGCCGGTCGGCACGGGTCCTTTCCAGCTGGAACGCTGGGAGCGCGGACGCCGGATCGTACTTCAGGCGTTTGACAAGCACTGGCGCGGAGCCCCGGCCGCCGAGCGTGTGGTATTTCTCCCCGTTACGGAACCAGCCACCCGGGTGCAGCAGATTGAACGCGGCATTATCCATATCGCCGATAACCTGCCGCCGACGACGCTGGATAATCTGGTCGAAAATCCCCAGATTGCCGCCCAGTCCCAGCCGGGAACCAATGTCGGCTATCTGTCCATGCAAATAGAAAAACCCGGTCTGAGCAACCTGAAGGTGCGGCAGGCGATCGCCCTGGCGATCGACAAAGCCGAGCTGGTCCGCACCGCCTATGGCGGCTATTCCGAGACCGCCGCCACAATGCTGCCCCGGTCGATGGCCTACTGGCATAACGACCAGATCGAAGACCGCAAGCTTGATATCGAGGGGGCGAAAAAGCTCATGCAGGAGGCGGCCGACGCGGACGGCTTCGCCCTGCCGCTCAAGCTGACCCTGGCGACCATGGGCGGCGCCAGACCCTATATGCAGCAACCGCTTGAGGTCGCTTCTTTTATCAAGGACGCCCTGGCGCCGATCGGCATCGAGGTGGAAATCGTCACCCGGGCAGTCAGCGAACATTTCGACTACCTGATGGCCGGCAAGCATGAGCTGGCCCTGGCCGGCTGGAGCAGCGACAACAACGACCCGGACAACTTCCTGTACATGCTGTTCGACCAGGACAACATCGGCCCCAGCGGCAACAACCTCAGCCGTTACCGGAACCAGGAACTACACGACCTGCTGATCGCCGCCCAGTCCGAGCTGGACCGGGATAAACGCCGGGAAATGTACCTGCAGGCCCAGCAGATGATCTTCGACGACGTCCCCGCCCTGCCGCTGGTCAACACGGCCGTGCGCATCGCCCTGCGGGACTCCGTGCGGGATTACCAGCTGCATCCGTCCGCCCAGGTGTGGCTCCGCAAGGCGCATCTTGAGGTCGGCAAGTGA